One window from the genome of Paramormyrops kingsleyae isolate MSU_618 chromosome 3, PKINGS_0.4, whole genome shotgun sequence encodes:
- the LOC111843098 gene encoding troponin I, slow skeletal muscle-like, with product MLEAEKEEKMMERESTLKERVPPLKLAGLSVKELQELCKELHRKIDIVDEARYDIEVKVGKNDKEIENLCQKIADLKGKMKRPNLKRVKKSADDVLGALSDTKLMKADFKANLKTVKKEEEKREEVTDWRKNVEAMSGMEGRKKLFNAAQ from the exons ATGCTGGAAGCTGAGAAGGAGGAGAAGATGATGGAGAGGGAGAGCACCTTGAAGGAAAGGGTTCCTCCTCTCAAACTGGCCGGTCTGTCAGTCAAGGAGCTGCAG GAACTCTGCAAAGAACTCCACCGCAAGATCGATATTGTAGATGAAGCACGGTACGACATCGAAGTTAAAGTCGGCAAAAATGACAAGGAG ATCGAGAACCTGTGTCAGAAGATCGCAGATCTGAAGGGCAAAATGAAGCGACCCAACTTGAAGAGGGTGAAGAAATCGGCCGATGACGTGCTGGGCGCCTTGAGCGACACCAAGCTCATGAAGGCCGACTTCAAAGCCAACCTCAAGACGGTCAAGAAGGAGGAAGAGAAG AGGGAGGAGGTGACAGACTGGCGTAAGAATGTGGAGGCCATGTCAGGAATGGAGGGCAGGAAGAAGCTGTTTAATGCTGCCCAGTGA